In the genome of Candidatus Binatia bacterium, the window CAATAGATGGGAGACAAACAAGATCGTCGTGCCCTGGGTTTTTCGCTCCAAGAAGAGACGACGAAACAGCCCTGCCGCAACCGGGTCGAAGCCAACCGTCGGCTCATCGAGAATTAAAATCGGAGCTTTCACGCCCAACGCTAAAATCGCACTGAGTTTCTGGCGGGTGCCCAGTGAAAGCGTTCCAATCGGACGGTCTAAAAACGGGCCGAACCGGAAGCTGTCGATAAACGCTTCGAAGGCCTTCCAATCCACTCCGCGCATGTCGCGGACAATCCGGAGAATCTCCCGGGGACTCAAGTTATCCGGATAATGGGGGCTTTGCGGCATATACCCGAACAGCCGCTGGTATTTGTCGAGGGCATGCAGCGGTTTTCCCTGCCATAAGATGCTGCCGCGATCGGGACGCACGAGACCGAGCACGGCTTTCATGAACGTGCTCTTACCGCTCGCATTTGGCCCCACCAGAGCAGTCAGTTTTTCCGCTGGAACCGTTAGCGAAACGCCGCGCAGCGCTTGCGTACGGCCAAAACTCTTGCAGAGTTCTCGTACCACCAGCATGCCTCTCCTCGCCAGCTAAGTCTCAGTGCTTGCTGTGTCGCCGCCGCGTGCCCAAAGCTCGCTCCCCGGCCCGTGGTTCGTCGCCACTCTTGGCCTCGCGAGCGTCGGGCGCGAGCAGTTTTGCGCATCCTCGTCCATAGGGCCTGCCTCGCACCTCAAGGCCAAACACAGCCCCGCGGGCGCCGTCACCCACTGCCATTGACGGGGATCGTTTTGAGCCTCCGGCCACGCGTGCACGCGTTTTTCGTCGGCCGCAAGCTGGGACGGAGGTCAGCAAGTTCGCTCGGGGCAAAGGCTGGAATGAGCCGCTCTGTCAGGTCGAGAAACTCAAAGAAAAGGCTCTTTGCCAACAAGCCCGCCAACGGATAACGCGCCAAGAGTACCGCTGAAAACGATACCGGCCGAAACGGCAGGTCACCGCATCCGTCGCGATCTCGGTCGTAGCCCCAGTAGGAGCTAAAGTAGTTCCGCTCGAACCGATTGCCTCCGCTTTGCAACGAGTTCGTATAAACGTCGAACAAATTCCCCTCGAACGAGTTCTCGGCAAAGTCGTTTTGTTCGGCGCTGCCCCACAAGGAAATGGCAAGACCGTTCCGGCAGAAGGCGTTGCCGCGT includes:
- a CDS encoding ABC transporter ATP-binding protein, with amino-acid sequence MLVVRELCKSFGRTQALRGVSLTVPAEKLTALVGPNASGKSTFMKAVLGLVRPDRGSILWQGKPLHALDKYQRLFGYMPQSPHYPDNLSPREILRIVRDMRGVDWKAFEAFIDSFRFGPFLDRPIGTLSLGTRQKLSAILALGVKAPILILDEPTVGFDPVAAGLFRRLFLERKTQGTTILFVSHLLQEVEAVADYIAFLDEGKILFSGSLAELQTRTKTASLEEAVLSLFDC